The genomic DNA ACAACAGAAACTGAGAATACAAATCTGTTATTTGCTTCGCCGGTTAGCCTTGATGAATGGATGCATAAAATGCAACATGATGAAGCAGAAGAAAGCAGCGTGCCCGTTGAAAGCGACATGTCGTGCAAACAATGGATCGATGAAAATAAAATTGATCTGCTGGAAACTTTGCCTATTCTGATTGAGGATAATAAAGGCAAGTTCAGATTGTTTGGCTCAGAGGATAGAGTGCAGACCGGTGATAAAGTTGTGATTTTGAAGGTTGAGAAATAAAGTTTGGATTGATTGGAAAAATTATCAACTAATTTACCCTCTCTCCTGTCTCTCACTTCCTCGAAGGGAAGGATAAGAGGATGGGTACTACAGCATTATGAAACTTAAATTGTTATAAAAAAAGGAGCCCAAAAGCTCCTTTATATTTTATATTCTCATCAAAGTACACCCGATTAGTGATAGCCTCACCTTTAAGAGAAACCATCAATGCCGGATACACTAATTCAATTGCTCATCAATAGCTTGTGCAGCAGTTTTTCCGGCACCCATTGCCAGAATTACGGTTGCTGCACCGGTAACCACATCACCTCCGGCATATACATTTTTCATACTTGTTTTCATGGTCTGCTCGTCAACAATAATTCCGCCCCACGAATGCAAATCCAGCCCTTTGGTACTTTGCGTAATTAAAGGGTTTGGCGACTGCCCCACTGCAATAACAACCTTATTCACATCGAGTTTAAAAGTTTCTCCTTCAACCGGAACCGGCCTTCTTCGTCCCGAGGCATCAGGTTCGCCTAATTCCATTTGCTGATTTTCGATGGCTCCTACCCAACCCGAACCGTTATCATGAATTTTTATAGGATTCGCCAGTAATTTAAACTGAATACCCTCTTCTTTGGCATGTTCAATTTCTTCAGCTCGCGCAGGCAGTTCATCTTCTCCACGTCGGTAAATAATATAAACCTCTCCTGCTCCCAGACGCAATGCAGTTCGGCAGGCATCCATAGCAACGTTTCCACCACCAACTACTGCAACTTTATCGCCTTTCTGCACCGGGCTTGGTGTTTCACGCTTAAAAGATTCCATTAAGTTTACACGAGTCAGAAATTCGTTGGCCGAATACACCCCATTCAGGTTTTCGCCTTCAATATTCAGGAATCGTGGTAATCCGGCA from uncultured Draconibacterium sp. includes the following:
- a CDS encoding FAD-dependent oxidoreductase, with protein sequence AGLPRFLNIEGENLNGVYSANEFLTRVNLMESFKRETPSPVQKGDKVAVVGGGNVAMDACRTALRLGAGEVYIIYRRGEDELPARAEEIEHAKEEGIQFKLLANPIKIHDNGSGWVGAIENQQMELGEPDASGRRRPVPVEGETFKLDVNKVVIAVGQSPNPLITQSTKGLDLHSWGGIIVDEQTMKTSMKNVYAGGDVVTGAATVILAMGAGKTAAQAIDEQLN